From Struthio camelus isolate bStrCam1 chromosome 29, bStrCam1.hap1, whole genome shotgun sequence, a single genomic window includes:
- the LOC138062717 gene encoding olfactory receptor 14J1-like translates to MDLMDPNLLPDVVNSLCLTIMCTIQQRGNLRKLQSFSMLSVSLTEDVTRVGGLEKELPGLDNRLTFLDLTERDQEVCEEPPKTLSPLCMGPLHYGTLMCTRACVKMAAAAWASGFLHALLHAANTFSIPLCQGNTVDQFFCEIPHVLKLSCSQSYLREVGVIVVSACLFFGCFVFIVLSYVQIFRAVLRMPSEQGRHKAFSMCLPHLAVVSLFISTAVFAYLKPPSISSPGLDLVLAVLYSVVPPAVNPLLYSMRNKELKGALNKLIQMILVQQK, encoded by the exons atggaccTAATGGATCCAAACTTACTCCCAGACGtggtcaacagtttatgtctaaCGATTATGTGCACAATCCAGCAGAGAGGTAACTTGAGAAAGTTACAAAGCTTTAGCATGCTTTCAGTGTCACTTACCGAGGATGTGACGCGG gtgggagggttggaaaaggagctgccaggttTGGACAACAGACTGACGTTCCTAGACTTGACAGAGAGAGATCAAGAGGTCTGCGAGGAACCTCCGAAAACTCTTTCCCCACTCTGCATGGG acccctgcactacgggaccctcatgtgCACCAGAGCTTGcgtcaagatggcagcagctgcttgggccagtggttttctccatgctctcctgcatgctgcaaacacattttccattcctctctgccaaggcaacactgtggaccagttcttctgtgagattcctcatgtcctcaagctctcctgctcacaatcctacctcagggaagtcggGGTTATTGTGGTTagtgcctgtttattctttgggtgtttcgttttcattgtgctgtcctatgtgcagatcttcagagctgtgctgaggatgccctctgagcagggccggcacaaagccttctccatgtgcctccctcacttggccgtggtctccctcttcatCAGTACtgcagtgtttgcctacctgaagcccccctccatctcctctccaggtctggatctggtgctggccgTTCTGTACTCGGtagtgcctccagcagtgaaccccctcctctacagcatgaggaacaaggagctcaaaggTGCCCTGAACAAACTGATCCAAATGATTCTAGTTCAGCAGAAATAA